The following proteins come from a genomic window of Anguilla rostrata isolate EN2019 chromosome 17, ASM1855537v3, whole genome shotgun sequence:
- the LOC135242929 gene encoding beta-1,4 N-acetylgalactosaminyltransferase 2-like, with product MSGLKSVSLGCLLKFLLLVSSLAVLGLFFQEINHCPLTSLQRHHESEEAEEHEDLDGARKWSYDPMPKVNVQPQSCTCPKKSFNLSTYVNKDNFDDIVRRRAEEYEKYQIRKESILNQLLLAPPNSPLQYPIQGFIVSPLKKGIIPGLGVHGVKKQNFQVTLSVSSGVLAVEGLQEKDQVQGQGEKFLSISTSSLQSLNDLLGRVSYRSTVYSIKSGDLVHFNFGQYKAIFPVVIRQPTVPVLYDFGEDVNSQVTVTTKTFLRYPEVNRLVKSIRKFYKDIKIIIADDSLNPQKVNGDNIEQYFMPPAQGWFAGRNLVVSQVTTKYFLWVDDDYEFSEKTKIEKFVEIMESMPELDVVAGSVGWLKNSFKLVYHEGDEEGGCLTRVRGNYQRIPGIPNCFFTTGVINFFLARTDAARRVGFDPLLKRVGHSEFFMDGLGELLVAICPDVGLNHQRRRANPQYRKFRRPPRNDTDNKLYLHFFKNRLKCMKW from the exons ATGTCTGGTTTAAAGTCAGTGAGTTTAGGCTGCTTGTTGAAATTCCTGCTCCTTGTTTCTTCACTGGCAGTGCTTGGTTTATTTTTCCAGGAAATAAACCATTGTCCATTAACATCTCTTCAAAG GCACCATGAAAGTGAAGAAGCTGAAGAACACGAAGATCTGGATGGAGCACGTAAATG GAGCTACGACCCCATGCCCAAAGTCAACGTTCAGCCACAGTCATGTACCTGTccaaaaaaatcattcaatttAAGCACCTACGTGAACAAGGATAACTTCGATGACATCGTTAGACGGAGAGCTGAAGAATATGAAAAGTATCAGATAAG AAAAGAGTCGATACTAAATCAACTTCTGTTGGCTCCACCAAACTCCCCTCTGCAATATCCAATCCAAGGATTCATTGTGAGTCCTCTCAAAAAAGGCATCATTCCAG GTTTAGGCGTGCACggtgtgaaaaaacaaaacttccaG GTGACACTGAGCGTGAGCAGTGGTGTTCTGGCAGTGGAAGGTCTTCAGGAAAAGGACCAAGTGCAGGGACAGGGTGAGAAGTTTCTCTCCATTTCTACCTCCAGCCTGCAGTCTCTCAATGACCTGCTGGGTCGGGTCTCCTACAGAAGCACTGTGTACAGCATCAAGTCTGGAGACCTGg TACACTTCAACTTTGGGCAGTACAAGGCCATCTTCCCGGTTGTGATCCGACAGCCTACAGTACCAGTTCTGTACGACTTTGGAGAAG ATGTCAACTCTCAAGTAACGGTGACAACTAAGACCTTCCTGAGGTACCCTGAAGTGAACCGTCTCGTCAAAAGCATTAGAAAGTTTTACAAAGACATCAAAATCATCATTGCGGACGACAGCCTAAACCCACAGAAAGTGAATGGAGACAACATTGAGCAGTACTTCATGCCACCTGCCCAG GGCTGGTTTGCTGGCAGGAACCTTGTCGTCTCGCAGGTCACCACCAAGTACTTTCTGTGGGTGGACGATGACTATGAGTTCTCAGAGAAAACAAAGATAGAGAAATTTGTAGAAATCATGGAGTCTATGCCTGAACTGGATGTG GTAGCAGGTTCGGTGGGCTGGCTAAAAAATTCGTTCAAACTCGTCTATCACGAGGGAGATGAGGAAGGCGGCTGTTTGACCAGAGTGAGGGGGAACTACCAGCGCATTCCAGGCATCCCAAACTGCTTCTTCACCACGGGGGTGATCAACTTCTTCCTGGCCCGGACTGACGCCGCGCGCAGGGTGGGCTTCGACCCACTGCTGAAGAGAGTGGGCCACTCAG AGTTCTTCATGGACGGGCTGGGAGAGCTGCTGGTGGCCATATGTCCTGACGTCGGTCTTAACCACCAGCGTCGGAGGGCAAATCCTCAATATCGCAAATTTCGGAGGCCACCCAGAAATGATACTGACAACAAACTCTACCTCCACTTTTTCAAGAACCGTCTGAAATGTATGAAGTGGTGA